A portion of the Pseudomonas synxantha BG33R genome contains these proteins:
- a CDS encoding helix-turn-helix transcriptional regulator: MIHRREKTEHLKSNIKYLIKSRGETQLSLSNAAGVTRTTIYNILEGKVVKVQQSTIRKISDFFGVSYEEIETVNFEAKEVIESNVSPLGNKNPAAVPVLKESLLMQNLGKRIGELATLYPLTYYFGNSCNLIGVRLEHAIPGINEPGDLLIVQKGASSDDKEKLVYDRATKKLFITLEPCGNSDRLCVIGDILEERFNDNL; encoded by the coding sequence TTGATACACAGACGAGAAAAAACCGAGCACTTGAAGAGCAATATCAAGTACTTGATCAAAAGTCGTGGCGAAACCCAGCTTTCGTTAAGCAATGCCGCCGGCGTGACCAGGACGACCATCTACAACATCCTGGAAGGCAAGGTCGTCAAAGTGCAACAGTCGACCATTCGCAAGATCTCTGATTTCTTCGGCGTTTCGTACGAAGAAATCGAGACCGTCAACTTTGAAGCCAAGGAAGTCATCGAAAGCAATGTTTCCCCCCTGGGCAACAAGAACCCGGCGGCAGTGCCTGTGCTCAAGGAAAGCCTGCTGATGCAGAACCTGGGCAAGCGCATCGGCGAGCTGGCCACGCTTTACCCACTGACTTACTACTTCGGCAACTCCTGCAACTTGATCGGCGTTCGCCTGGAGCATGCGATTCCCGGCATCAATGAGCCGGGGGACTTGCTGATCGTGCAGAAAGGCGCATCGAGCGACGATAAAGAAAAGCTGGTGTACGACCGCGCCACCAAGAAGCTGTTCATCACCCTTGAACCCTGCGGCAACTCAGACCGCTTGTGCGTCATCGGCGATATTCTCGAGGAGCGCTTCAATGACAACCTTTGA